The genomic stretch TCTTAGTCAACATGTCAGCATCATTATTATTTGTATGCACCTTATCAAGTGTCTGCAACTTGAAATTCAGTACCACTTGAATCCAATGGTATCTCACATCAATGTGTTTGGACCGAAgtgaaatataaaatttttacaCAAATGAATGGCATTCTAACTGTCATAGTAAAGATTATGCTTCTTTTATTTCATACCCAACTCTTGAAGAAATTTCTACAACCAAAGAGTCTTGTTGCATATTTTAGTGGTTGCGATATACTCTACCTCCGTATTTGAAAGAGCAATATATTTCTATAACTTATTTTACCATGACACTGCTTCTCCTGTAAAAATCATCAAGTACCCAGATATGCACTTCCTATTATCAAGATCACTGACCATATCTGTATCGGTATACCCATCTaacataattttattattgttgaaaTGCAAACACAATTTGAAAGTTCTCTTGAGATACCTGAGAATTCACTTGACAGCATTCCAATGTTCCTTACCAGAATTGAAAAGATATCGACTAACTACCCCAATTGCATGAGATTTTATCTAGTGTAAACCATAGCATACATCAAACTCCCAACAACCGAAATATGAGAAACCttcttcatgtcttctttatttttcttacttGCAGGGCACTAGTTGATGCTTAGTTTAAAGTGATCCGCAAGTGGAGTAGAGATTTTCTTAGCCGTGCTCATGTTAAATTTATTAAGTACTTCTCAATATACTTTTCTTGAGACAATCAAAACTTTTCATTTTACCTGTTTCATGAGATTTTCATCCCCAGTATCTGTTTAACCGAACCCAAATCCTTCATTGCAAAGGATTTACTTAACTGCCTTTTCAGCTGTCAATCTTCATAGTATCACGGCCAACAATCAACATTTCATCAACAAACAACAAGAGAATAATAAATCACtatctaaaaattttttcaCACAAACATAATGATCAGATGCAGTTCTATAGTATTTGTGGTCTGTCATGAAGGAATCAAATTTCTTGTACACTGTTTTGGTGCCTGTTTTAGCCTATACAAGCTCTTTTTGAGATGGCATATAAGATTTTTCTTATCACTTTCTTTCAATCCCTCCGATTGCTCTATATAAATCTCTTCTTTTAAGTCACCATGCAGGAAGCCTATTTTCACATCAAGTTACTTGATTTTCAAATTCAAGTTAGCTACAATACCCAGAACAATTCGAATTGACTACATCTTTATTATATGagagaaaatttcttcaaaatctacAACCTTCTTCTGACTAAATCCATTCACAACCAATCTTGCTCTGTACTTTGGTTGTGAGCTGTGTTCCTGACTTTTCAATCTGTGACTCATTTGTTCTTCAAAACTCTTTTGCCCTTAGGTAGTTTCACTAAATCATAAGTGTGATTCTCATGCAGAGACATTATTTCTTCTTGCATGGCTCGTAACTAATCTTCTTTATTCTCATGCTCTAAAGTCTTAGAATAGGACTATGGCTCTCCTCCATCTATCAGCAGCACATATTTATAGAAATTATATCTGTTAGAAAATCTTCTTTCTCTGGTAGATTCCCTAAACTCATTTTGTGATGGCTATGGTTGAGTAAGTGACGCCTCATGCTCACATTCATTAGTAACAGGATCATCACCATCATCAACATCCTCTTTTTACTCTGTCTCATCTCCCAATTGATTAAAATCAACAGGTATTGAAACTGGATCTAGATTTGAATTGACATGAACGTCATTTGAGGATCTTGGCTTCTCATTTTTGTCCATTTCTTTAGTGATTTGATCTTCTAAGAAGAACATCTCTACTCCTAATCACATTTTTTTCAACAGTATCATACATTCTGTAGCCAAACTCTTCATGTCCATAACCCAAAAAAATGCATTGCTTGaatttcatatcaaattttgaCCTATCGTTTTTGGAAATATGAACGAATGCTCTATAATCAAAAACTCTCAAGTGCTTATAGCACACATCCTTTCCTGTCTATGCTTTCTCTGGAATATTACCATCCAAAGGAATTGATAGAGAAAGATTGACCAAGTCAACCACAGTCCTCATTGTCTCACCCCAGAAGTATTTTGGCAGTTTAGCATTGGAGAGCATACATCTGATTTATTCAGTAATAGATTTGTTCATCCTCTTAGCTACTCAATTCTCTTAAGGAGTTTTTGGTACAGTCTTTTTCAATATGATTCCACAGGACTTGCAATAATTTTCAAATGGTCCTCCGTACTCACCATCATTACCAGTACGTACACacttcaattatttttttgtctCCCTCTGAACCTTGCTATGAAAGTCTTTAAATGTATCCAAAATCTGATCtttaattttcaaaacaaaatattatatttttctaataaaatcatcaataaaggTCATAAAATAAACAGCATCACCAAGAGACTTATCTTTCATATAGCAAACGTCAGTATGCATCAATTCTAAAggattcaattttctagatggagaaaaattctaaaatgcGACTCTATGTTGTTTTTCATAAATGCATTCAATATAATATTTAAGTGCATTACCTCTAATTTCAAGTAGGAGTTGTTTATGAACAAGTGTTTGAATCTCTTTTTCATCCATATGTCCAAGTCGCCTATGTCAAAGGTTAATTGAAAAATCACGAACTACATTTATTTCTCCCTTCCCCAACTTAGTTTGCATCAAGTAGAGAGTATTCTACTTCTTTTCTCTGGCAACAATGAGATTTTCTTTGCTGAGTTTTTATTTGCCTCCATTTTGAGAGTTATGGTAGCCCTCGTCATCAAGTTTTTCTGTAGAAATAAGATTAAAACGAATAAGGAACATGTCGAATATTTCTCAAGATCAGCTAGCGCCCGGTATCTGTGTCTAAATATATGTCTCTCATACCAATAACTTTACACAAGACTTTATTTCCTATCCTAACATAACCAAAATCTCCTTCGACGTAGGCTGAGAAGAAATACCTATAAAGAATAACATGGTAGGATGCATTCGAATCAACTATCTAATAATTGTCATAATAAATAATATTCATATGATCGTCATCATAAAACACAAACATATCATCATAAACTGCTATAATTGTTGTAGTTTCCTCATCATCTTTTTCTTTCgccttatcttttttttttggcttgttTCCTATTTTAAAATTCTGCACTCCTTCATATAATGCTCATTCTTTTTGCAATAAAAACATGCAATAGTTTTTCACGATTCAAACCTACCTCTAGAATTGTCATTCCTGTTGTGGGGTTCTCTATTTTTGTTTCTCcccattctttctttcttttcagtGACCAGAGTCTGGGACTCATAAACAATTCCTTGTTTCttccttttgaatttttcattcATCACGGCCTCTTTTGCAATAGCCATGGTCAACACATCATTGGGAGTTGAAATGCTGACGGAGATCATCATGATTGTCCAACTATCCGGTAGTGAATTGGACAATAATAGAGCTTGCACCTCATTATTCAAGTTCAAATTTAACGTAATTGCTTGGTTTTATCAATCCCTGAAAATTACTTAAGTGCTCAGTCATATCTTCCCCATCTCTATATCTCATCCGAGTAATCTGTTTCAGACAACTAGTCTTGTTTAAACCGGTCTTCCATTCATACATGCTCTCCAGCTTTTTTTAAAATACATCAATTTTAGTATCATTAACAAAGTGTTGGAAGATACTCTGTCCAATCTACTTTCTAAATTATCAACAATTTTTCTGTGCATAACTGTCCATTTATCATCACTCATATCAATTGATTTAACCACATCCCCTAGAACAATATCAAACATATCTCTACAATACAGATAGTCTTCTATTCTAGGTTTTTAAGTCGATTAATTAGTTGCATTTAGTTTAATCATATAACCACTATCCGAATTCTCCATTTTAACCAGTACAATTGAGTAGCACAACCTGACTGTTCTGATACCACTTTGTTTGAAAAAGAATACTGGTGCAAGCACACAATATCAGAATTAGTTTAGGATAAATTATTCTTTTCTCAAATACCaattaaaataagaataaatcaAATCCCCAAACAACGATGCCAACAGTAATAATAAAATGCaggaaaaataaaaggcacAGGGCACTAAGATTTTTACGTGAAAAAcctaaattgaaaaaaatcacTGGATCTAGTCCAATAAAAAATCTCCATTATCATAATAATGAAAATACACAGGTATATTTGGAACATCCAAATGACAATAATATAACCAATATCAACCAAATTAAATCGTTACAAAATCACTTTCAAAAATTACAACTGTCAATGAAATGGGTTTGGAAGGATGTTACCAAATGAagagaaaattcaaaatttgaatcgGTAGATGAGTAGAATTTGACGAGAGGATCGCATGGATAAAATTTCGTCGCAATCAGATTTCGAATTACTTttcaatcaaaattttgaagtttctctctctctaacttctttattcttttctctctcttcctttttttttaagaaaaaaaagtgACGGCTGCTATATTTCTTCCTCGGTTGATTTCTATCTCTCGGCTAAAgctttccaagtcaaatttgacTTCAATCTGATGGGATTTATTTTGTGGTTTGGCCCAAAAATGGGCTGGCCCAAACCCAACAACTTGAATCTTGTCTTACTCTGATAGGACCTGAGACGAACCCTGTACCAAGGACAGATGAACGGTGCTTGCTTCACTTGAATTCGACCTTATTACTAAAGCAATGAGCTCAGTAACTTACAGTGCTAAATTGACTTTTTCCGTTCCACCTTCAGCAACTGGAGGTTGCTTGCTAAATTGACTTTTTCTTGCACGAAATAATCAAGTCAGATTTTCAGAACCCTGTAAGATTAAAGAATAATCAACGTACTCATGGTTGCATGCAAATTGCAAACCTCGTAAGTCGATCGACCTATATATTTCTTCTTCAGGTTCTCTCATTACTTGCTTATTACAGCAATTTTATATCCATTTCATTGTTTTGAATCCtcctcaaaatttcaaactttaaAGAATGGATTCCATTTCTTTGTTAGAGAAGAAGCCTCATGCGGTCTGCATCCCATTCCCTGCTCAAGGTCACATAAACCCCATGCTTAAACTTGCCAAGCTTCTTCACCACAAAGGTTTTCATATCACCTTTGTTAACAGCGAATTCAACCACAAACGCTTGCTAAAATCTAGAGGTCCTGATTCCCTCAATGGTTTACCTGATTTCCAATTCGAAACCATTCCTGATGGGCTTCCTCCTTCTGATGTGGATGCCACCCAAGATATTGCTTCCCTTTGTGAGTCCACCGATAAGCATGGCTTAGGTCCATTTAGAGAACTTCTTGCCAGACTCGATGATACCTCTTCCTCCAACGTACCTCCTGTTTCTTGCATAATTTCGGATGCAGCTATGAGCTTCACACTTGCAGCTGCTGAAGAGCTAGGCATTCCCGAAATTTATCTTTGGACCGCCAGTGCATGTTCCTACTtggcaatcttccacttttcaCAACTTATTGACAAGGGTATCACGCCACTCAAAGGTAATGATAAATCCAAAATTCAAGTTCAAAATGTTTCACACTCTTCcgttgtttttttcttttttcatgtatattttgggaactttCCTTAATTCAAATTTTTACTGCTTTCTAAAGTGTGTTTGACTGTTTTAGTGCCTGAGGCGGATGCAGAACTTCTTGATTTTATATCATTTACTTTCACATCCTAAGAAGAGTGTATTGTGTATATAGAATTTTTAATAGTTTCAAGAGAAGgataaaattctttttctttttcttttttcaacttCTGCAATTTTGATGAAACTAAATCACTATGTTACCTTTTGCAGATGCTAGTTACTTGACAAATGGGTATCTTGATACAGTTCTTGAATGGATCATTCCCGGAATGGAAGGCATTCGTTTGAGAGATCTTCCAAGTTTCCTAAGAACCACAAATCCAGATGACTTTATTCTAAAATTCATCCTACAAATAACTGAGAGTGCTCAAAGGGCTTCCGCTATTATTTTAAATACTTTTGAAGAACTGGACCATGATGTAATAAGTTCCCTTCCAGCTTACCTTCCCCCAATCTATCCCATTGGGCCACTACATGTCCTCGAGAATCAGGTTGATGATAAGAGTCTAGAGGTGCTGGGATCAAATCTTTGGAAGGAAGAACCAGAATGTCTTGAATGGCTTGATTCAAAAGAACCAAACTCCGTGGTTTATGTGAACTTTGGAAGCATTACTGTAATGACACCTGAGCAACTAGTTGAATTTGCATGGGGACTCGCTAACAGCAAACAAACTTTTTTATGGATCATAAGGCCTGATCTCGTCAAGGGCGATCTAGCTATTCTTCCAGACGAATTTGTGGAAGAAACCAAACATAGAGGCTTGTTTGCAAGTTGGTGCAATCAAGGGAAAGTTCTTAGCCACTCGTCTGTGGGAGGATTCTTAACTCATAGTGGATGGAATTCCACAATTGAAAGTATGAGCAGTGGGGTGCCTATGATATGTTGGCCATTTTTCGCTGATCAACAAACCAATTGCTGGATTTGCTGCACGAAGTGGGGCATTGGAATGGAGATAGACAATAATGTTAAGAGGGATGAAGTTGAAAGTCTTGTTATAGAGTTAATGTCTGGAAAGAAAGGTAAGGAGATGAAGAAAAAAGTCATGGAGTGGAAAAAATTGGCAGAAGATGCTGCTTCTTGTTCTAGTGGTTCTTCTTCCGTGAATTTTGAGAATTTGATCAGTCAACTGCAACAATCCAAGACATTAGACACGTTGGAGTCCAACCACGATAAGGTTAATAATTGGCCTCATTAATGTGGGACTTGGTCATTCAGTAATTTTCATCATTAAGGAGTGATTTCTAGGAGTCAAAAAGCATCCAATAAGCCGCCCAATACGCCACGGAATTTGAGAATTCAACATGTTTCGTTGTACTGTCAGTCTcggatggtttttttttttatgcaactttcttgaattcttgatcgaAAACTTGTCGTTTTCtgtttgatgattttttttaaaggtGTAATTGCAGTAACGGTATACTtcaagaattggaaaatttgTTGGAAATGGACTTCGTCAAACAGTTTTAAGGgtgtattttcattttttaggatTAATTTCACAGGTATCAACTAccgagtaaaaaaaaaatcaactccttgaatcatttttccttttttttttttgagcaatttttaactTTCAATTAATCAAGCATGACAGAGTATACACAGTTACACAGGAATGGTACATACATTCCAATTACATCAAGATCTCACTAAACTAAATACAAAAGTCACCAGCCAAATTACATCCATTAGCTAAAACAACTATGTGGCAAGCCAAGTTCCATAGCTAGCTCCCAGTTATCTTTGGACAGTGGAACTTTACTCCAACCTGCTACTACATCTC from Coffea eugenioides isolate CCC68of chromosome 8, Ceug_1.0, whole genome shotgun sequence encodes the following:
- the LOC113780148 gene encoding 7-deoxyloganetin glucosyltransferase-like; its protein translation is MDSISLLEKKPHAVCIPFPAQGHINPMLKLAKLLHHKGFHITFVNSEFNHKRLLKSRGPDSLNGLPDFQFETIPDGLPPSDVDATQDIASLCESTDKHGLGPFRELLARLDDTSSSNVPPVSCIISDAAMSFTLAAAEELGIPEIYLWTASACSYLAIFHFSQLIDKGITPLKDASYLTNGYLDTVLEWIIPGMEGIRLRDLPSFLRTTNPDDFILKFILQITESAQRASAIILNTFEELDHDVISSLPAYLPPIYPIGPLHVLENQVDDKSLEVLGSNLWKEEPECLEWLDSKEPNSVVYVNFGSITVMTPEQLVEFAWGLANSKQTFLWIIRPDLVKGDLAILPDEFVEETKHRGLFASWCNQGKVLSHSSVGGFLTHSGWNSTIESMSSGVPMICWPFFADQQTNCWICCTKWGIGMEIDNNVKRDEVESLVIELMSGKKGKEMKKKVMEWKKLAEDAASCSSGSSSVNFENLISQLQQSKTLDTLESNHDKVNNWPH